GGTTCCGGTAATTCGGGCTGCCACTGCGCGTGTAGTCAAAGCCGCCAGGATTCCCCGTCTCGTAGGTCGAGGTCATGTAAATCGGGGGGATCACCGCGCCCGTTTCGCTGCGGTAATCCTGGCCGATGTGGATGGCTCGGGTCTCAAAACGTGCTTCGCTGGGCACCGTGGGGTCGTCTTTCATGGTCGGACGTTTACCCAATCATGCCACGGCGAAGATGCAAGCCTGGGGGCAGTGCCGATGTTCAACCTTTGGCGGTCCAAGCCAGTGCATATTGCCCAAAAGCTGACCGCCAAAGACACCCGGGATCACCCGGTATCACTTCTCCTTCGCTGTTTCCACGTCCGGCAGGAACACCGTCAGCAGACCCAGCAGAGGGAGATAGGCACAGACACGGAACACAAAGTTGATGCCCTGGCTATCCGCCATGGCCCCGAGCACGGCGGAACCGATGCCGGCGATGCCGAAGGCCAGACCGAAGAATAGCCCTGCGATCATGCCCACTTTCCCCGGCATGAGCTCCTGCGCATAGACCAGGATGGCGGAAAAGGCGGAGGCCAGCACCAGACCGATGATCACTGTCAAAATCGCCGTGGTCATCAGGCCTGCATGCGGCAGCCAGAGGGCAAAAGGGGCCACCCCCAGGATGGAGACCCAGATGACCTGCTTGCGGCCAATGCGGTCTCCCACCGGGCCGCCGATGATCGTACCCGCGGCCACCGCAAAGAGAAAGACAAACAGGTAATATTGCGACTGCTGCACCGAGACCTGGAAACGATCCATCAGGTAAAAAGTGTAGTAATTGGTTAGGCTGGCCAGATAGACGTATTTGGAAAAGATCAGCACCACAAGCACGGCCACGGCAAAGGCCACGCGCCCGGTTGTCGGTGCCTCACTGGCAACAACCGAAGCAGGCCCGCGCCGCCTGTGGATGCGGTGCAGGTTTCGCGCCTGCCACTGCCCCACCTGGAACAGCACCAGCACGCCGATCATGGCAATGATGGAGAACCACGACAGGGCTGCCTGCCCATGCGGCACGATGAACCATGCGGCCAGCAAAGGACCGACGGAGGTGCCCGCGTTGCCTCCCACCTGGAAGAGAGACTGGGCCAGCCCGCGTCGGCGTCCCGCCGCCATGTGGGCGATGCGTGAAGCCTCGGGGTGAAACACGGCAGATCCTGCGCCCACCAGGGCGGAAGAGATGAGGATCGTCGGGAAACTGTGCGCTTGTGAAAGCGACAGCAGGCCCACCAAGGTCATCCCCATACCCACGGGCAGGGAGTAGGGCATGGCCTTTTTGTCCGTGATGTAACCGACCAACGGCTGCAGCAGGGAAGCGGTGACCTGGAAGGTCAGCGTGATGAGACCCAACTGGGTAAAGGTGAGCCCGTAGGATTCTTTGAGCACCGGATAAATCGCTGGGAGCAGGGCCTGAATGGTATCATTCAGCATGTGGGCAAAGCTGATGGCAAAAAGCAGCGCAAACACGGTTTCCGTGGCATTCTGCTGGGGCCTCACCAGCGGGGGGGCCTCCTCGATCACTGTCTCATTCATAGGGACGATGACTCTTCCCAAGA
This genomic interval from Prosthecobacter algae contains the following:
- a CDS encoding MFS transporter, whose product is MNETVIEEAPPLVRPQQNATETVFALLFAISFAHMLNDTIQALLPAIYPVLKESYGLTFTQLGLITLTFQVTASLLQPLVGYITDKKAMPYSLPVGMGMTLVGLLSLSQAHSFPTILISSALVGAGSAVFHPEASRIAHMAAGRRRGLAQSLFQVGGNAGTSVGPLLAAWFIVPHGQAALSWFSIIAMIGVLVLFQVGQWQARNLHRIHRRRGPASVVASEAPTTGRVAFAVAVLVVLIFSKYVYLASLTNYYTFYLMDRFQVSVQQSQYYLFVFLFAVAAGTIIGGPVGDRIGRKQVIWVSILGVAPFALWLPHAGLMTTAILTVIIGLVLASAFSAILVYAQELMPGKVGMIAGLFFGLAFGIAGIGSAVLGAMADSQGINFVFRVCAYLPLLGLLTVFLPDVETAKEK